In one Rutidosis leptorrhynchoides isolate AG116_Rl617_1_P2 chromosome 8, CSIRO_AGI_Rlap_v1, whole genome shotgun sequence genomic region, the following are encoded:
- the LOC139863729 gene encoding uncharacterized protein — protein MKNKFVPKKVEVFVWRARKERIPVLSELDKRGIDLNSLLCPLCVSDVETVHHALFSCVHAQAIWRKVREWWGFDSSNLSFDNFLHGLVPSHSSDLGSDLWQAVEWIACYLIWCNRNQKVFKNSTWTIPNALSEIQVKSHDWVAKRF, from the coding sequence ATGAAGAATAAGTTTGTTCCAAAAAAGGTGGAGGTTTTCGTATGGCGAGCAAGGAAAGAGAGAATTCCCGTTTTGTCCGAACTTGATAAAAGGGGAATTGATCTTAATTCATTGCTTTGCCCTCTTTGTGTCTCCGATGTGGAAACGGTTCATCATGCTTTATTCTCGTGTGTTCATGCTCAAGCAATTTGGAGGAAGGTTCGAGAGTGGTGGGGGTTTGATTCTTCCAATCTATCTTTTGACAATTTCCTTCATGGCTTGGTTCCTTCGCATAGTTCAGATTTGGGTAGTGATTTATGGCAAGCGGTGGAGTGGATTGCTTGTTATCTCATTTGGTGCAATCGGAACCAAAAAGTTTTCAAGAATTCCACTTGGACCATTCCAAACGCGCTTAGTGAAATCCAAGTCAAGAGCCATGATTGGGTCGCGAAACGATTTTAA
- the LOC139863730 gene encoding F-box/kelch-repeat protein At3g06240-like — MEVGNCVDVVEQILIQLDVEDLIQCKSVCKSWYYLISSSSFVKSHLNRSYNIDLKNYKLRDRRIARPTTAHVDHAYGINFYYIIGSCDGLVCLSPTETQLMVTNPLTREVKRLSTFSECKRGCRERCCWGFGYDSLLDDYKAVLGFEIYPGLQLTQFYVLSLKSNTWKFIGQVSYRIGSRTAALFNGALYWFMSNHKDIVIMSLDLCRNELKEIPQPHHPSYRHELSKEHKLVSIRGCLCIHYDPWKLGTYGHRSYKYKTWVMNKDNKSWQVLQCDDDDDCEMMMMYDAVHCMRMPGDDIKYDNGRHGK, encoded by the exons ATGGAAGTTGGCAATTGCGTAGATGTGGTGGAGCAGATACTGATACAATTGGATGTTGAAGATCTAATCCAATGCAAAAGTGTTTGTAAGTCATGGTATTATTTAATTTCTAGTAGCTCCTTTGTTAAATCTCACTTGAACCGTTCTTACAACATCGATCTAAAAAATTATAAACTTAGAGATAGAAGGATTGCTAGGCCTACGACAGCACACGTGGACCATGCTTATGgcattaatttttattatataattggtTCATGTGATGGCCTTGTATGCCTATCTCCTACAGAAACCCAACTTATGGTAACCAATCCTTTGACTAGGGAGGTTAAACGACTGAGCACTTTTTCTGAATGTAAAAGAGGGTGTAGGGAACGTTGTTGTTGGGGTTTTGGTTACGATTCGTTATTGGACGATTACAAGGCTGTACTTGGGTTCGAGATATATCCTGGTTTACAGCTTACGCAATTTTATGTCTTGAGCTTGAAATCTAATACTTGGAAATTTATTGGACAAGTCAGTTATCGTATTGGTTCTAGAACTGCAGCTTTATTTAATGGGGCCCTTTACTGGTTTATGTCAAACCATAAGGACATCGTAATTATGTCGTTAGATTTATGTCGAAATGAGCTCAAAGAGATCCCTCAACCTCATCATCCTAGTTATCGACATGAACTTAGTAAAGAACACAAACTTGTAAGTATCAGAGGATGTCTGTGCATACATTATGATCCTTGGAAGCTAGGCACGTATGGTCATCGATCGTATAAATATAAGACATGGGTAATGAATAAAGACAACAAGTCATGGCAGGTGTTAcaatgtgatgatgatgatgattgtgagatgatgatgatgtatgatgcTGTACATTGCATGAGAATGCCGGGGGATGATATTAAATATGATAATGGTCGTCATG GAAAGTAA